AGTCGTCGGTTCTATTTAACTTCCAGAATtctcacacaaaaaaaaaaaggaaaaacttcCAACCCAACAAGAACTTACGTAGTTAAGGAGGTTATTTCGGTTAATTCTCCAAATTGAGAAACTTTGCTTTTCTTGAATATGAATAGGAGTTGTCGAAAGAAACGTTTGGTTCGACAAGAAAAGTAACTTAACACTGTAGTGATAACCTTTTGTTTATTCATTTTGATATTCtttggagaaaaaaaagagaattcaGGTTGAAAGGCCACAGAAATAAAGAAGCTGAAAGGCCATTATGGTTTGAATGTTTTAATGGCCTTTCAGATTATagctcttttcaaaaaaaatttgtcaaaattttaatatttagtctaAATTGACAATAAAAGTATACAACTTGAATTGCTGGTCTAATGATTTTAactcttattttaaaaataaataaaatagatatccTACCTATAATCTATTTAAAGCATTCATCTTGTACTTGTTTGAAAACTCTTAAGAAATATTAATTCCAGTAATTAGCACTTTCaccaaaatgaagaaaaatgttatgttttaaATGTAGATCTTTCATGCTTATAGACAAGGTTTACAAAATAGCAACAAACAAAATCATACTAAATATAAAAGAGAAGAGCCTTcattaaagttatattaaatatacatCACAACTTATTCACTGACaaacaaaaaactatttaaatatcccagaaaaatataagaaagcATTGGAATATACATTCCACAAATTATGCAGATTTTATGCCAATAGTTCTATAGATTATCTTCTAGCAGAAAAATCCATTTGGCAATATGGAGCACGTAATAAGAGTGATTTCCTTCTTCACTAAGACATGCTCAACATCATTATACCCTTTTCGtctctttttaataatttatgaaCTTTTAACTTTGCTTTTCTTTGACATGAAAGACCCACACCTTGTGAAACCATTATCATCCATTTCTCTTTGTTAGAGTTCTTGACTCGACTAATTAAACTTTCCGTTATGGACATGTGGATATAAAAGAAgttctaaaatcatatggtggTTAGCTAAGTAGATGAAACTCTCCAATTTCTTTAGATTGTCCATTTGTTTTGTAGACGTTGTATCATCCAAAATGTTCTCTCCCTTTTTGAGATTTTAGGCGTTTATGAAACTTTTTTaacagaaatttttaaaaatgagaagGTTGGAAGTCTCATTAAGCATGGTCCCTCTAAAGGAAAACAAGTTGTATACGTATATTGGTTCTTGCTAAATAACTTTTATCTGATTCTACAGTATTCTGTATCTGATTCTAATAAATGAGACACATTATCTGTATATTCCTGGCCTAATCCATTTGTTTAACTTAATCCAACCAGTGTAGTGTAACGTGACGAAATTTTTGGATATCTATTGGACTAGTGTATAAATACTTATTGCTGACCAGCAACAATCCCAAAAATGTTTCCACAAATTTTTAGTTCGATGGATTCGTTTTATTCAATCATCATCAGAACTTCAGAAGCAATTGTCTTAAACGCTTAACTCAGATCCGTTGGGACAAAGATAAATAGTGTTACATGGGATAGATAGGTTCCTCAAAAAACTTAGATGCTTTAGAAATGTAGAGATCGCtctctctcaaaaaaaaaggagacaaCATGTGATCCCTTCCCTATTTGGTTACAATCCTAGAGAAGGGTATCAAGAAACTCGCTCACGGTCATGTACTTGACATCAGGGTAAAGCTCAGTACCATTCACTCCACCACAAGACTCATCAATCTCAAAGTACGTGTGATGtcctttaataaaaaaagagtATATGAAAACCATCTCCATGTCATCCGGGTATGGAGTCTCTGCATCACATAAACAGAAAGATCCGagagttaaaaagaaaatttaaatgtaGATGTCTTAACAAGTTAACATACCTTTGATCTTCTCAAGAAGTTGACTTTCAGTAACAAAAGTCTTCACAAGCCTCTTCTCAATCTTCCCTTCCCACATCTCAACAAGATCATTCATAGAACACACGTTCCCACACGGCCTAAGGTACAACGTCTTGTTCAGTGTTCTAGGATCATCAATCGTTTTGATAGTAAACGCTGCCGCATCAACCTCACTCACAAAAACAGCtacacaacacacacacacacagactCATAAGACACTGTGTATTAAGGTAGTTAAAGTAAAAAAAGGAGAGACCTTTAACGTTCCCATCTCCAAAGACTGTGACTTTATCCACCGGAGGAGATTGAAGACCCGGTTGGACTAGAGATGGAAGTAGAATCCTCATGAACAGTCCGCAGCAAATGTACGTGTAAGGAATGTTTGATGATTCTATAAGACGTCTTATCTCGGACTTCTTTGAGTAGAAGCCGTGATCGAGATCAGAGACTTGTGTCTTGTCCGGATCTGCTCCGTATTCAGCAGGTATAAACCTCTGCGAACAAACAATGTCTCATGTTCAATGTCCAAATACTAAAATGTGAatgagtgagagagagaccgTGATGGAGGGAGTTCGTTTGATGACATTGATGAGGAGTTTCTGATCAAGAACGTGTTTTGATGGGATCGCAGAGATCACGACATCTACTTTACTCACTGCTTCTTCTAAGCTTGCTTCATCATCCAATGAACCCTGAATCCATAATACAAAAACCCAAATCAAACGAAGAATAAAAAAGCAAACTTTGAGATTTAATGAGAGAAGTTATTGGAGAAAGGAAGAGACTTTGAGGAGAGTGACGCCGGAGGAGGAGAGAGATTCAAGGGTAACGGACTTGGAAGGATCGGAGAATGTAGAGTTTCTGATGAGGGCGAATGTCGGGTGACCCGATTGGATGCTGAAACGGGTCAAGTAGTGACCTAATCTTCCCGTTGCTCCGATGACCAAAACTCTGctcttctcctttgtcttctcCATTTTCTCTAACTCAGTTCTCTTACACTTAGAAGCAGTACTTGAACTCAAAGACGTTGACTTTCTTTGTAGTACCCAAAACTCTATTAACTCAATAAAGTCCACATGTCTAAATTGTACATACagaacaatttttatttatttttaacatcaaaattaaacatataaatcatcttaacaacatatttttccaacaaataattttttcatcctagcattacaatatttatatgttatggATAGTTTGTAGCCTGTAATTGATTATCATTATGCATTCTGCTGATTGCTTTAATGAACACCTTCATCAAGCTTTTGGTGgatttgtttagaaattattttatcaaacaaCTTTGGAGAAAGATTTAAAACATAGGCCActctttcttcttttactttgttacttattactttttttttctttcttctgttGAGTGGTAGAGTGGACTTGTGACAATGTATCATGAAAGGTCCTATACTCCTATGTATGAACTCCATTAGAGCATAGGGATTAGTGAGACCCATTCATAACTCTAATAAGAAGAGGAGAACACACATTGAAAGACTGATAATAAAATATCTCTTACTGTTTTGCATCTATACACACACGATATAATTGTATGTACTCTTGTCTCTGATACTACAATGGTTTGGATAGTTGTAGTCAGTAACATTATGATTACCATTTACCATGCATCAtgcaactctctttttttttgtgctaaACATTATCATGCAACTCTAATTGTCTGAACACCTTCATAAAGGTTTTGGAAGAATTGTTGATAAATTAATTATCAAAGAACTTTGGAGAAAGATTCAACCTATGCCGCTCTTTCATTTActttgttatttaatttttacattttcttttctttttttgttgagTGGTCATGGACTTGTGACATTGTGAAAGAGAGAAAATTCCTATGTATAAACCCCACTAGAGCATGATTAGTGAGACCCACTCATGATGCTCTTCGAAGACGAGAAACACACATTGGAAGATTAtgataagaaatatatatattattgtttggCATCTATACACACAATACAGTATAATCTGTCTCTGATACTACAATGCTGGGCTGAGAATCTTAAGTTAATTTACTGAAATTAGTAAATAACTGctaactttctctctcttctgatGAAAATAATATGAGTTTGATCTTCccacttgaaaaaaaaaaagctgccTGTATCCAGAGAACCTgcatatatgtaaattttgaaTGAAGTGTGATATTTGAACTTGTCCTAAACCATAAAGCCAAAAAATTATGCCATATAATCATTGCTAGTAAATATTATACCTGACAATGGTCTAGAACTAAGGAACGCATTTAAATTTGCGGATCGTTCTTAGTCAAACTCCTAGACTGCTATAAAGATTCTGCACATCAGAGTCCCACATAGTAGCAGATTGACCATTCTGTAACAACCAAACACACATAGATTATTAGTAAACCAAAAGTTATAGGATAAGCTTCATAATGGAAGAGAAATGAAAACATAACCTACGTTGAAACATGCAAGTGGATCAGAACTGGTAACCACTTGCTGCATTGGATTGAAATGAACATAACCGGAATTAACCATATCATGAGGATAACCGGAATTCACCATCATATGAGGTGGCATCACAGTGTTTGGTAAGTTCATCATTGGAGCTGAGACAACCTGGATTCAATTTATATTAGCCCATCtaataattctataaattaaagcTTTTACAtacaaacaaattaaaaaaaaaaaagactaaccTCTTTGGCAAAAATGTCATCGATGTTGAAATCCAGCCTTGGACTAACAGTTGCTAGCTTCATTGATAAGAACTGATCCAAACATGAACCATATATTAGGTTacaaattatcaaataatatttctaGTCGTACAAGATACATAGGAAATGAATTGCGAACCTCGACTTGTCGCTGGAGAGACTGAACATAGTTAATGATCTCATCAAGCATCCCTGCTTTGCCTGTAATCTTTTCGCATCCAGGAACCAAATCTTGTAGAAACTTCATTCTCTCACTGATCTTTTCTCTTCTAGCCTTCacagatttaacaataaaattagtctttaaatattttcagaatATTAAGCTACTAAATGAAACTAATTAataaagtctctctctctcactcgtTCAGCAATGCTGTGGCTATCAGTGGCTTGGCCTCTCCGTGCACGAACGTGAATATAATCCGTCCTCTGCGAGTCTTTCGTCACTTTTGACGAGTCGTTAGAACAACTGTTCTGTTCTTTCTTGGctttgttcttcatcttcatgatGCTTTTAGTGCTCTGCTCCGTTATTTTtgacttctcttcttcttcttcaacttctACTTCTCtgtccatcatcatcatcttcttcttctcattaaaaacctaaaaaacCATTAACAGACAAAGTGAATCTCAAAGTaagatctgttttttttattcagaGTTTTAGTTTCTTTAAGCAACATGCGAACCTTAGTCTCTGTATCGACACAACCAAACTTCCTTTTCTTGGAATTTCCAGACTCGTTTGTAATATTTCCTGGAGAAACTGAGATTCTCGCATCACCGTGCACCTCCCCGTAAATCTCCGGAAGATCCAAACCGGCCGACGCTAGAAAGCCGTCGTCAATCTCGCCGCCGTTGATCGTGGAAGAATTGGAGAAGAAGCCGGGAAGGTGGTGGTAGTTTAGTTGAGCCCTTTGGCGCTCTAAGACAGACATGTCGGCACAGTTGAGGAAAAGCTCAGCTTCTGTAGCTTCTccgttcatcatcatcatcttcttctactTTGGAGTGGTAgagaaacagagtaaaggtgAGGGTAGAAGAGGAAGGGATAtttataaccaaacaaaagaagaagcaacCTGTTTTGTACTTAGTCTAAATTCATCGCATCAGATAAGTAGGGCCATGTACAAATCTGGAAGTTTTAGATGATTGTAGATAATTTAGATTTGGGATATCCCTAGAGAAATGgtgataaaattactaaaaatagtgacacaaaaacttaacaaaaacaatattaaattaaatgattaaaactcactattttattacattttgtGTATTGGTGGATTCGATTTTCATTCATTTAGAAAGGATAAGCATGGGCATTAGGGGCAAAATCACCTATAGTGTGTGAAGAAGACCATTTCTAGCTGGAAAGGTCTCAAACTTTATTTCACTAAACGAGCCAGTGAACGTCACGTGGGAGTGATTGTGCCTTTGTAACAATGAAAGGTATCATTGTGTAGTTTGATATTtctctttaatttgtttttattcttgagATTTGTAATCGAAACTTGTAGTTCGTTTTACTAGTGACAAAACATTCTGCCGTAACCGCCTAAACcatatcataatataaaaaCTATGGCATTGGTCATCATCTAGCGCGAGCGCCAATACGCATCAAATACGGCCGCATCAGTGcatattctagaaaaaaaactCGCTTACACGTTATCTTAGAAGCCAAGTACAAAAACTGAAACCATTATACATCTGATTAAGATAACACTCAGGTCGTTTTAATACCTCTGGTATTTGGCAACGAGACACTGTTCACATGAATTTATGACGCAAGAGGTTTTCTGAATCTGGTTATTCAGATCGCTCCTGCTGCTTCTGATGACCATCCTCTATTGGCTTAGTGTATCGTGATTGGCTAATACT
The Brassica napus cultivar Da-Ae chromosome A1, Da-Ae, whole genome shotgun sequence DNA segment above includes these coding regions:
- the LOC106354307 gene encoding probable pinoresinol-lariciresinol reductase 3; translation: MEKTKEKSRVLVIGATGRLGHYLTRFSIQSGHPTFALIRNSTFSDPSKSVTLESLSSSGVTLLKGSLDDEASLEEAVSKVDVVISAIPSKHVLDQKLLINVIKRTPSITRFIPAEYGADPDKTQVSDLDHGFYSKKSEIRRLIESSNIPYTYICCGLFMRILLPSLVQPGLQSPPVDKVTVFGDGNVKAVFVSEVDAAAFTIKTIDDPRTLNKTLYLRPCGNVCSMNDLVEMWEGKIEKRLVKTFVTESQLLEKIKETPYPDDMEMVFIYSFFIKGHHTYFEIDESCGGVNGTELYPDVKYMTVSEFLDTLL
- the LOC106354402 gene encoding transcription factor bHLH63 is translated as MMMMNGEATEAELFLNCADMSVLERQRAQLNYHHLPGFFSNSSTINGGEIDDGFLASAGLDLPEIYGEVHGDARISVSPGNITNESGNSKKRKFGCVDTETKVFNEKKKMMMMDREVEVEEEEEKSKITEQSTKSIMKMKNKAKKEQNSCSNDSSKVTKDSQRTDYIHVRARRGQATDSHSIAERARREKISERMKFLQDLVPGCEKITGKAGMLDEIINYVQSLQRQVEFLSMKLATVSPRLDFNIDDIFAKEVVSAPMMNLPNTVMPPHMMVNSGYPHDMVNSGYVHFNPMQQVVTSSDPLACFNNGQSATMWDSDVQNLYSSLGV